Proteins encoded in a region of the Cytobacillus luteolus genome:
- a CDS encoding xanthine phosphoribosyltransferase: MEELKAKILEKGSVVADGVLKVDSFLNHQIDTNLMINIGKEFAKKFKDANVTRILTLESSGIAPSFMAANELNVPLVFARKRKSLTMTDNLYTSSVYSFTKKETNEIAVSKNYLEKGERILIIDDFLANGQAALGLINIVEQAGAEVVGVGIVIEKSFQDGRAQLEQKGYRVESLARILSLENGTVTFL; the protein is encoded by the coding sequence ATGGAAGAATTAAAGGCTAAAATTCTAGAAAAAGGGTCGGTAGTCGCTGATGGTGTTTTAAAAGTTGATTCTTTTTTAAATCACCAAATTGACACGAACCTAATGATAAATATTGGAAAAGAGTTTGCAAAAAAGTTTAAAGACGCTAATGTAACTAGAATCTTAACTCTAGAATCATCAGGCATTGCACCAAGCTTTATGGCAGCAAATGAGTTAAATGTCCCACTTGTTTTTGCTAGAAAAAGAAAATCATTAACAATGACTGATAACCTTTATACAAGCAGTGTATATTCATTTACGAAAAAAGAAACGAATGAAATCGCTGTTTCAAAAAACTATCTAGAAAAAGGAGAACGTATTCTAATCATTGATGATTTCTTAGCCAATGGCCAAGCAGCACTAGGTCTAATCAATATCGTAGAACAAGCGGGAGCTGAAGTAGTTGGTGTCGGTATCGTCATAGAAAAATCCTTCCAAGACGGAAGAGCCCAACTTGAACAAAAAGGATACCGAGTAGAATCACTTGCACGTATCCTATCACTAGAGAATGGGACAGTTACGTTTCTTTAA
- the nagB gene encoding glucosamine-6-phosphate deaminase, with protein MNTIVVKNYDEMAKKGAEILYQDISSNPKITLGLATGGTQIGVYTHLRKLHENTPLDLKDITTFNLDEYIGLAPESDNSYHFYMNKYFFQPMGISKKQTYLPNGLAEDIAEECKRYEKLIVEHGGIDIQVLGVGSNGHIGFNEPKTSFHCRTHEVNLAESTIQANARYFDSIEDVPKKAISMGIETIMEAKKIILFASGSKKAKAIYQLLRTDEIDADWPVTILKTHPNVTIVVDEAAYNSDDNNQHLNLENSRTIF; from the coding sequence ATGAATACCATAGTCGTGAAAAATTATGATGAGATGGCCAAAAAAGGTGCCGAAATTCTTTATCAGGATATATCTAGTAATCCAAAAATAACATTGGGCTTGGCTACAGGTGGTACTCAAATCGGTGTGTATACCCATTTGAGAAAGCTTCATGAAAATACACCTCTAGACCTAAAGGATATAACAACATTTAACCTTGATGAATATATTGGCCTGGCCCCTGAGTCTGATAATAGCTACCACTTTTATATGAATAAGTATTTCTTCCAGCCTATGGGCATTTCAAAAAAACAGACGTATCTTCCCAATGGGCTTGCAGAAGATATCGCTGAGGAATGTAAACGATATGAGAAGCTTATTGTGGAACATGGAGGAATCGATATTCAAGTATTAGGCGTAGGAAGTAATGGTCATATTGGGTTTAATGAACCAAAGACGTCGTTTCATTGCCGAACACATGAAGTGAATTTGGCTGAATCGACAATACAAGCAAACGCAAGATACTTTGATTCCATAGAGGATGTGCCGAAAAAAGCAATATCGATGGGTATTGAGACAATCATGGAGGCAAAGAAAATCATTTTGTTTGCAAGTGGCTCTAAAAAAGCGAAAGCCATCTATCAATTACTTAGAACAGATGAAATTGATGCTGATTGGCCAGTTACTATTTTAAAAACACACCCTAATGTAACAATTGTGGTTGATGAGGCTGCATACAATTCAGATGACAATAATCAACACTTAAACTTGGAGAACTCAAGAACGATATTTTAA
- the glcD gene encoding glycolate oxidase subunit GlcD encodes MITAEIKDKLIRIVSDKNFEDNMTSRLVYSYDATPNFQSLPDAIVSPRNTKEVSEVVKICNEYKIPIVPRGSGTNLCAGTCPTEGGIVLLFKLMNKILEIDEENLTITAQPGVITLDLIKAVEKKGLFYPPDPSSMKISTIGGNINENSGGLRGLKYGVTRDYVMGLEVVLANGDIIRTGGKLAKDVAGYDLTRLLVGSEGTLGIVTEAILKLIPMPETKRTMLSLYQDMEKAAQTVSKIIASKIIPTTLEFLDQPTLKVVEDFAQIGLPVDVQAVLLIEQDGPREVVERDMKKIEEICKVENAISVTVAKTQAEADALTTARRSALSALARLKPTTILEDATVPRSEIANMVKAINEISKKYNVDICTFGHAGDGNLHPTCLTDARDHEEMERVEKALEEIFQKAIELGGTITGEHGVGTMKAPYLKLKLGEAGINAMRLIKESLDPNNIMNPGKVFAKDTRKRVVVSK; translated from the coding sequence ATGATCACAGCTGAAATAAAAGATAAATTAATCCGAATCGTTAGTGATAAAAACTTTGAAGATAATATGACTTCAAGGCTTGTCTATTCGTATGACGCAACACCTAACTTTCAATCCCTTCCCGATGCCATTGTCTCTCCTAGGAATACAAAAGAAGTGTCAGAAGTAGTAAAGATTTGTAATGAATATAAGATTCCTATTGTTCCTAGAGGTTCTGGAACAAACCTTTGTGCAGGGACTTGTCCTACTGAAGGAGGTATTGTTCTGCTTTTCAAACTTATGAACAAAATCCTTGAAATTGATGAAGAAAACCTAACTATTACAGCTCAACCAGGTGTAATAACACTGGACTTAATAAAAGCAGTTGAGAAAAAAGGTTTATTTTATCCACCTGATCCGAGCTCAATGAAAATCTCGACAATTGGTGGAAACATTAACGAAAACTCCGGTGGATTACGCGGGTTAAAGTACGGAGTAACGAGAGATTATGTCATGGGGCTGGAGGTTGTTCTTGCCAACGGAGATATTATTCGGACCGGTGGTAAGCTTGCAAAAGATGTTGCAGGCTACGATCTTACTAGGTTACTAGTTGGATCTGAAGGTACTTTAGGCATTGTAACAGAAGCAATATTAAAGCTTATCCCCATGCCAGAAACCAAAAGAACGATGCTATCACTCTATCAAGATATGGAAAAAGCTGCCCAAACAGTTTCAAAAATTATAGCCAGCAAAATAATCCCTACAACATTAGAATTTTTAGATCAACCTACACTTAAAGTTGTAGAGGACTTTGCTCAAATTGGATTGCCGGTGGATGTGCAGGCAGTTTTATTAATTGAACAGGACGGGCCAAGAGAAGTTGTAGAAAGAGATATGAAAAAGATAGAAGAAATATGTAAAGTAGAGAATGCAATCTCAGTAACAGTTGCAAAGACTCAGGCCGAAGCAGATGCATTAACTACTGCTAGACGCTCTGCTCTATCAGCTTTAGCTCGGTTAAAGCCAACCACTATTTTAGAAGATGCTACCGTTCCAAGATCTGAAATAGCGAATATGGTAAAAGCAATCAATGAAATATCGAAAAAATACAATGTGGATATTTGTACCTTCGGACATGCTGGAGATGGAAACCTTCATCCAACCTGCCTCACTGATGCACGAGATCATGAGGAAATGGAGCGAGTGGAGAAAGCATTAGAGGAAATTTTTCAAAAAGCTATTGAACTTGGTGGGACGATCACTGGTGAGCATGGGGTCGGGACAATGAAAGCACCCTACTTGAAATTAAAACTTGGCGAAGCTGGCATCAATGCGATGCGATTGATTAAAGAATCCCTAGATCCTAACAATATTATGAATCCAGGAAAAGTGTTTGCAAAGGATACTAGAAAACGCGTGGTGGTTTCAAAATGA
- the abc-f gene encoding ribosomal protection-like ABC-F family protein, producing MLELKVHGIKKYMEATLVVNNFSLEAFEGDRIGIVGANGSGKSTMLRIIAGLEPMHYYPGYPQTSSYGYDEGLIHLHKEATKAYLEQTPVYPEGLKVIDILNLAFKEIVSIENQMRDLEEQMKVLEGNALEKALNKYSDLVQLYEVRGGYEREEKLGKVCTGLHFSESFLNKDFDLLSGGEKTTVGLGKLLIHNPDILLLDEPTNHLDMEAIEWLEGYLKSYKGIIIIVSHDRYFLDKVVNKIVEIEDMESKSYKGNYSSFISQKEENMRIQYEHFREQQKKVKGMEKQVTELRDWAMRADNNKFFKRAASIQKKLEKLDRINKPIFERKNMKLDLQVAERSGKETIKAIGLTKNYKDKVIFKDANVMVHYGERVGLIGPNGSGKTTFLKMLLGEEHPDSGAVELGANVMTAYLPQKIKFTNEEFTVLEAFREDISLPEGKAREYLSKFMFFKRDVFKKVKHLSGGERIRLKLAMLLYQDINLLILDEPTNHLDIRSIETLEEALEEFEGTIFFISHDRYFINKIGERIIAIQDNSLKSYQGNYDDYKGEIEKERV from the coding sequence ATGTTAGAACTAAAAGTACATGGCATAAAAAAATACATGGAAGCAACCCTTGTTGTGAACAATTTCTCACTAGAAGCATTTGAAGGAGACAGAATTGGAATCGTTGGGGCAAACGGTAGTGGGAAGAGCACGATGCTTAGAATAATAGCCGGACTTGAGCCTATGCACTACTATCCCGGATACCCACAAACTTCAAGTTATGGATATGACGAAGGTCTTATTCATCTGCATAAAGAAGCCACCAAGGCTTATCTTGAACAGACACCTGTGTATCCCGAAGGCTTAAAAGTAATCGATATCTTGAACCTGGCCTTCAAGGAGATTGTCAGCATAGAGAATCAAATGCGAGATTTAGAGGAACAAATGAAGGTTTTAGAAGGTAATGCTCTTGAAAAAGCCCTGAATAAATACAGTGACCTAGTCCAGTTGTATGAAGTCAGAGGAGGATATGAACGAGAAGAAAAGTTAGGCAAGGTTTGCACAGGTTTACATTTTTCAGAGAGTTTTTTAAACAAGGATTTTGATTTATTAAGTGGTGGAGAGAAAACCACGGTTGGTCTTGGGAAACTGTTGATCCATAATCCCGATATTTTGTTACTAGACGAACCGACCAACCATTTAGATATGGAAGCCATTGAATGGCTTGAAGGTTATCTCAAAAGTTATAAAGGCATTATCATTATTGTATCTCACGATCGATATTTCTTGGATAAGGTCGTGAACAAAATTGTTGAAATAGAGGACATGGAATCCAAATCCTATAAGGGTAATTACTCTTCCTTTATTAGTCAAAAGGAAGAAAATATGCGGATTCAATACGAGCACTTCAGAGAGCAGCAAAAGAAAGTGAAAGGTATGGAAAAGCAGGTTACCGAACTAAGAGACTGGGCGATGCGTGCCGATAATAACAAGTTTTTCAAACGTGCGGCCAGTATTCAAAAGAAACTTGAAAAATTGGACCGAATTAATAAACCTATTTTTGAAAGAAAGAATATGAAACTTGATTTGCAAGTGGCAGAGCGGTCTGGAAAGGAAACCATTAAGGCTATTGGACTCACTAAAAACTATAAAGATAAGGTGATTTTCAAGGATGCTAATGTAATGGTCCATTATGGGGAAAGAGTAGGATTGATTGGGCCTAATGGAAGTGGGAAAACAACCTTCTTAAAGATGTTATTAGGTGAGGAACACCCAGATAGTGGAGCGGTAGAATTAGGTGCAAATGTCATGACAGCCTATTTACCGCAAAAAATAAAGTTTACTAACGAGGAGTTTACAGTTCTAGAAGCTTTTAGAGAGGATATCTCCTTGCCAGAGGGTAAAGCTCGGGAATACCTTTCAAAATTTATGTTTTTTAAAAGGGACGTATTCAAAAAAGTGAAGCATTTATCTGGAGGAGAAAGAATTAGGTTAAAGCTTGCTATGCTTTTATATCAGGATATCAATTTATTAATACTAGATGAGCCAACGAATCATCTTGATATACGTTCCATCGAAACCCTTGAAGAAGCTTTAGAAGAATTTGAAGGTACAATATTCTTCATCTCTCATGACCGGTATTTTATCAACAAAATTGGTGAAAGGATTATTGCAATCCAGGACAATTCCTTGAAAAGCTACCAAGGGAACTATGATGATTATAAAGGTGAGATTGAGAAGGAAAGAGTGTGA
- a CDS encoding (Fe-S)-binding protein — MTTAKEKQMIQEEFAKRMDENELLNCMRCGFCLPSCPTYIESGFQETHSPRGRIALMKAVVDGIIEPDEDVEKSLNMCLGCRACEPVCPSGVKYGHLLEEARDIINQNKKHSVPVKALRQVVFTGLFPHQSRMRSFINLIGLYQRSGLQKAVRQTGLLRLFPDSMATMEKVLPVIPTLKEMKNRPTQLSAEGKKKKKVAFFSGCLMDTMFMKTNDATIKLLQAVGCEIVIPREQVCCGALHGHSGEKNTAKELAKQNIQAFEALQVDYIITNAGGCSGFLIEYHHLLKDEPEWLERAMTFTSKLKDLSSILIELDFDKRNLKLNSQTVTYQDSCHLRNVMKTYNEPRKLLNSIEGIDFNEMDDADRCCGSAGIYNIVESEMSMQILDYKMEKVKETEAVTIVTSNPGCLLQMKLGIEREGLSEKVRAVHIADLLLEALENSSTS; from the coding sequence ATGACAACAGCAAAAGAAAAACAAATGATACAAGAAGAGTTCGCAAAGAGAATGGATGAAAATGAACTGTTAAACTGTATGCGCTGCGGTTTTTGTCTTCCTTCTTGCCCTACTTATATTGAATCGGGTTTTCAAGAAACACATTCCCCTCGTGGCAGAATTGCTTTGATGAAAGCAGTTGTGGACGGGATCATTGAGCCTGATGAAGATGTAGAGAAATCATTAAATATGTGCCTTGGGTGCAGAGCATGTGAACCAGTATGCCCTTCCGGCGTGAAGTATGGTCATTTATTAGAAGAAGCTCGTGATATTATTAATCAAAATAAAAAGCATTCTGTTCCTGTTAAAGCATTACGGCAGGTTGTTTTTACAGGTCTTTTTCCACACCAAAGTCGAATGAGATCATTTATAAACTTAATTGGATTATACCAACGGTCGGGCTTGCAAAAGGCTGTCAGACAAACTGGCTTACTTCGTCTTTTTCCAGATAGTATGGCAACGATGGAAAAGGTACTCCCTGTAATACCAACTTTAAAAGAGATGAAGAATAGACCTACACAACTATCAGCGGAAGGGAAAAAGAAAAAGAAGGTTGCCTTTTTCTCTGGCTGCCTAATGGACACCATGTTTATGAAAACAAATGATGCAACGATTAAGTTATTACAGGCTGTAGGCTGTGAAATTGTCATTCCAAGAGAGCAGGTGTGTTGTGGCGCACTTCACGGGCATAGCGGAGAGAAAAATACGGCAAAAGAACTGGCAAAACAAAATATCCAAGCCTTCGAAGCACTTCAGGTTGATTACATTATTACAAATGCCGGTGGATGTAGTGGTTTTTTAATAGAATACCATCATTTACTGAAAGACGAACCTGAATGGCTGGAACGTGCTATGACATTCACTTCGAAATTAAAAGACCTTTCGTCCATTTTAATAGAGTTGGATTTTGATAAACGAAATCTTAAACTGAATAGCCAAACAGTTACCTACCAAGATTCCTGCCACCTCAGAAATGTCATGAAAACCTACAATGAACCAAGGAAATTACTAAATAGTATTGAGGGTATTGATTTTAACGAGATGGATGATGCAGACAGGTGCTGTGGTTCAGCAGGTATTTACAATATTGTAGAATCCGAGATGTCGATGCAAATTTTAGATTATAAAATGGAAAAAGTAAAAGAAACAGAGGCTGTTACAATCGTAACTTCCAATCCTGGCTGTTTACTTCAAATGAAACTGGGGATTGAACGAGAAGGGTTAAGTGAAAAAGTACGTGCTGTCCACATCGCAGACTTACTGCTAGAAGCATTGGAAAACAGTTCAACCTCATAA
- a CDS encoding NCS2 family permease: protein MNQTVNYPWYKKEDTDAFFALFQNNLANFVIIAVTMLGMGFPASIVFGKVIPGAAVAVMVGNLYYAYMANRLAKKEGRTDVTALSYGISTPVMFVFLFGVLAPAKALTNDPELAWKIAVAAAFLSGLIEAIVSVTGNWIRNQIPRAAMLGALAGVALTFIAGEMLFNTFSIPVVGLVTLVIIIVGIVGKVAMPFKIPTSLFAVLIGTILAFTLGYQSPTKIVEGLANVGFYPILPSLAAFDGMTLLFGSLIGLLAVILPITLYNAIETMNNVDAMAAAGDSYDVRECQAVDGVGTMLGAVFGGLFPTTVYIATVGSKKMGAGRGYSILNAVVFGIAAMTGVIAALAALIPLAAVAPILVFVGISMVGSAFQSNEAKYFPAVAIAMLPYFANYVMTRFNKSAGEVVSGISEGIVPLGQGAMFTAIILGAITVYIIDRQYVRASIFSLVGAALSYVGLMHAPGLALNAAPQFSLAYILVSVFLVYCAYQLASSTVKEEELTTVGQKAVS from the coding sequence ATGAATCAAACAGTTAACTATCCTTGGTATAAGAAAGAAGACACAGATGCTTTCTTTGCCCTATTTCAAAACAATCTAGCAAACTTTGTAATCATAGCTGTAACAATGCTAGGAATGGGATTCCCAGCAAGCATCGTCTTTGGAAAAGTAATTCCTGGTGCAGCCGTAGCCGTAATGGTTGGTAATTTATATTATGCTTACATGGCAAATCGACTGGCAAAAAAGGAAGGTCGAACAGATGTAACTGCACTATCCTATGGAATTAGTACACCTGTAATGTTTGTATTTTTATTTGGAGTTCTTGCACCAGCAAAAGCATTAACAAATGATCCGGAATTAGCATGGAAAATTGCAGTTGCTGCTGCATTTTTAAGTGGTCTAATTGAAGCAATCGTAAGTGTGACTGGCAATTGGATTCGTAATCAAATTCCTAGAGCAGCTATGCTAGGAGCTCTTGCCGGTGTAGCACTTACATTTATTGCTGGTGAAATGCTGTTTAACACGTTTTCAATTCCGGTTGTAGGTCTTGTCACTTTAGTAATCATTATCGTAGGGATTGTTGGAAAAGTAGCAATGCCATTCAAAATCCCAACTTCATTATTTGCAGTTTTAATTGGTACAATTTTAGCATTTACACTTGGCTATCAATCTCCTACTAAAATTGTTGAAGGCTTAGCAAATGTTGGCTTTTATCCAATTTTACCAAGCTTAGCGGCTTTTGATGGTATGACATTGTTATTTGGTAGCTTAATAGGATTACTTGCAGTTATTTTGCCAATCACACTTTATAATGCGATTGAAACGATGAACAATGTTGATGCAATGGCAGCAGCGGGAGATTCGTATGATGTAAGAGAGTGCCAGGCAGTAGATGGTGTTGGTACAATGCTTGGGGCTGTTTTTGGTGGATTATTCCCAACAACAGTATATATTGCGACTGTAGGTTCTAAGAAGATGGGAGCTGGGCGTGGATACAGTATTCTTAATGCAGTTGTATTTGGGATTGCTGCAATGACAGGTGTGATTGCTGCATTAGCTGCACTAATCCCACTTGCGGCAGTGGCGCCAATCTTGGTGTTTGTTGGTATTTCAATGGTTGGATCTGCTTTCCAGTCAAATGAAGCAAAATACTTCCCAGCTGTAGCGATTGCAATGCTACCTTACTTTGCAAATTATGTGATGACTCGTTTTAATAAGTCTGCTGGTGAAGTTGTATCTGGAATCTCTGAGGGAATTGTGCCTCTAGGACAGGGGGCTATGTTTACTGCAATCATCTTAGGTGCTATTACTGTTTATATCATTGATCGACAATATGTAAGAGCGAGTATTTTCTCATTAGTCGGGGCAGCGCTTTCTTATGTAGGGTTAATGCATGCACCTGGGCTAGCACTAAATGCTGCTCCTCAGTTTTCATTAGCGTATATTTTAGTATCGGTATTCTTAGTATATTGTGCTTATCAACTTGCGAGCAGTACGGTGAAAGAAGAAGAATTAACAACTGTTGGTCAAAAAGCCGTTTCTTAA
- a CDS encoding M48 family metallopeptidase: protein MRHTYLGETIDVEIIYKNRKSIGVSIDGYGNVIVQAPKKTHDEQVVNLLEANWELILTKSKEMKKRLDGPQQKAYDQGESFLYLGNSYPIKISLDRNIEKDHVVFEDNQLTIFVKNHDDEKIKQSLKRFYYQQCKALVEKSIQSHQRHFKTKPRSVRITDNQTNWGTCDSNLQLTFNWRLAMAPIEVVDYVVVHEMCHMVHLNHDRSFWRLVGKIMPDYKEKENWLAKSNWKMTV from the coding sequence ATGAGACATACTTATTTAGGTGAAACAATCGATGTTGAAATTATATACAAAAACCGTAAATCAATTGGTGTTTCAATAGACGGTTATGGAAATGTAATAGTTCAAGCTCCAAAGAAGACACATGATGAACAGGTGGTTAATCTATTAGAAGCCAACTGGGAGCTGATACTGACCAAATCAAAAGAGATGAAAAAAAGGTTGGATGGTCCACAGCAGAAGGCTTATGACCAGGGAGAGAGTTTTCTGTATTTGGGGAACTCCTATCCGATAAAAATCTCTCTAGATAGAAATATCGAGAAAGACCATGTTGTTTTTGAAGATAACCAATTAACGATATTTGTAAAGAACCATGACGATGAAAAGATAAAACAATCCCTTAAGCGATTCTACTATCAGCAATGCAAAGCCTTAGTGGAAAAGAGTATCCAATCTCATCAGAGACATTTTAAAACGAAACCACGTTCTGTGCGTATAACAGATAACCAAACAAACTGGGGAACGTGTGACTCGAATCTTCAATTAACCTTTAACTGGAGACTGGCTATGGCACCAATAGAAGTGGTCGACTACGTAGTCGTACACGAAATGTGTCACATGGTCCACCTCAACCACGACCGCTCCTTCTGGCGCCTAGTTGGAAAAATCATGCCCGACTACAAAGAAAAAGAAAACTGGCTAGCCAAATCAAACTGGAAAATGACGGTTTAA
- the nagA gene encoding N-acetylglucosamine-6-phosphate deacetylase, whose amino-acid sequence MSYVDNTPQLLIGGTIVTETKVIHEGWIMIEHGKIIEIGEKNTLPSKWSAHPVTTIDENHFVFPGFIDVHIHGAAGADVMDATEDALSTMAKVLPQEGTTSFLATTITQSDESISKTLTSIASFMKKEYKGAEVLGVHLEGPFINKKYAGAQPIDQIISPNLALFEGWNQLAEGAIRLVTLAPEEEHGLEFVKALTTQGIIASIGHSNASHSEVKLAVEHGLSHATHLYNAMRPMHHRDPGVVGSVLLEDKIMAEIIFDQVHCVKEMVELAFKMKGSNKLQLITDAMRAKCLREGTYELGGQTVDLKGNEARLKDGTLAGSVLKMNEAVRHASELEGCELVDLAKMSSMNAAKELKVYDRKGSIDVGKDADLVILDQAFNVISTYCRGHLIYKA is encoded by the coding sequence TTGTCCTATGTTGATAATACTCCCCAATTATTAATCGGTGGAACGATCGTTACCGAAACTAAAGTGATTCATGAAGGGTGGATCATGATTGAACATGGAAAAATAATAGAAATTGGTGAAAAAAACACCCTTCCTTCAAAATGGTCAGCTCATCCTGTAACTACAATTGATGAAAATCATTTTGTATTTCCTGGCTTTATTGATGTTCATATCCACGGGGCGGCTGGTGCTGATGTGATGGATGCAACTGAAGATGCATTGAGTACAATGGCGAAGGTGTTACCGCAGGAAGGAACAACCAGTTTCTTGGCAACAACAATTACACAAAGTGATGAAAGCATTTCAAAGACATTAACTTCAATCGCTTCATTTATGAAGAAAGAATATAAAGGGGCAGAAGTACTTGGAGTTCATTTAGAAGGACCTTTTATTAATAAAAAGTATGCAGGAGCACAACCTATTGATCAGATTATATCACCGAACCTTGCATTGTTCGAAGGATGGAACCAGCTTGCAGAAGGTGCGATTCGGTTAGTAACACTTGCTCCGGAAGAGGAACATGGTCTTGAGTTTGTAAAAGCTTTAACTACACAGGGAATCATTGCATCAATTGGACATTCTAATGCTTCACATTCAGAGGTAAAGCTTGCTGTAGAACATGGATTAAGTCATGCTACACATTTGTATAATGCCATGCGACCAATGCATCATCGTGACCCTGGAGTTGTAGGAAGTGTTTTATTAGAAGATAAGATTATGGCAGAAATCATTTTTGACCAGGTTCACTGTGTGAAGGAAATGGTTGAATTGGCATTTAAAATGAAAGGCAGCAATAAGTTGCAGTTAATTACAGATGCTATGAGAGCAAAATGCTTGAGGGAAGGTACGTATGAGCTTGGCGGTCAAACTGTCGATCTAAAAGGAAATGAGGCACGACTTAAGGATGGAACCCTCGCTGGCAGTGTGTTAAAAATGAATGAAGCTGTTAGACATGCAAGTGAATTAGAAGGTTGTGAACTAGTAGATCTTGCTAAAATGTCGTCAATGAATGCAGCGAAGGAACTAAAGGTTTATGACCGAAAAGGAAGCATTGATGTCGGGAAGGATGCAGATTTAGTTATTTTAGATCAAGCATTCAATGTAATCAGCACCTATTGTCGTGGTCATTTAATCTATAAAGCTTAG
- a CDS encoding uracil-DNA glycosylase family protein, which yields MFFFNNYEQSIHQLPRKETYLKEDLMKEKFLLSVDNKLEVYWAPFEYINKEAKVIILGITPGWTQMQLAFNYVRKNIGVEDKETMLRNAKKQASFGGKGIRKNLIEMLDEIELNKHLNITSCAELYEDSNHLLHSSSALRYPAFINKKNYTGSTPSMLKHPVLFQMIHELLVPELSEVKDAVIIPAGKAVTEVVRYLVDEGKIHNKTILYDFPHPSGANGHRKKQYEEKKEYFIGKLKDHFN from the coding sequence ATGTTCTTTTTTAATAACTATGAACAAAGCATTCATCAGTTACCCAGAAAAGAAACCTATTTAAAAGAAGATTTGATGAAAGAAAAATTTCTATTATCAGTAGACAACAAACTTGAGGTTTACTGGGCTCCCTTCGAATACATTAATAAAGAAGCAAAAGTAATTATATTGGGGATCACACCAGGGTGGACCCAAATGCAGCTAGCATTCAACTATGTTCGGAAAAATATCGGAGTAGAAGATAAGGAGACCATGCTTCGTAATGCTAAAAAGCAGGCGAGTTTTGGTGGAAAGGGAATTAGGAAAAATCTAATTGAAATGCTCGATGAAATTGAGCTTAACAAGCACCTTAACATTACTAGTTGTGCAGAGCTTTATGAAGATAGTAATCATCTTCTACACTCTTCTTCAGCTCTAAGGTATCCAGCTTTTATCAATAAGAAAAATTACACCGGATCGACTCCATCGATGTTGAAGCACCCTGTACTATTTCAAATGATACATGAACTGTTAGTACCTGAGTTAAGCGAAGTGAAAGATGCTGTAATTATACCAGCAGGTAAAGCAGTTACCGAAGTTGTACGTTACTTGGTAGACGAAGGCAAGATTCATAATAAAACAATTCTATATGATTTTCCCCATCCATCAGGTGCGAACGGTCATCGCAAAAAGCAATATGAGGAGAAGAAAGAATATTTTATAGGAAAACTAAAGGATCATTTCAACTAA